Proteins co-encoded in one Leptodactylus fuscus isolate aLepFus1 chromosome 4, aLepFus1.hap2, whole genome shotgun sequence genomic window:
- the RNF138 gene encoding E3 ubiquitin-protein ligase RNF138, which produces MAEAVPSTSEVSENLDADDFICSVCQEIFQTPVRTQDCQHVFCRKCLLKAIKVTGAHCPFCRGELRKWERSMPLRASDLEMKMRNHSLDCTYCGKRVKLSYMRLHYKACKSYMEEFGTAPKDSKPQSDPFAIKQLGKTYKCPLCPQGNFNRKALLDHCNVIHYSEVVEAVCPICVSLPGGDPAQTTKNFVAHLNLRHQFNYEDYMNVNLDEDAQFQAAVEKSCEASN; this is translated from the exons ATGGCAGAAGCAGTACCCTCAACCTCTGAAGTCTCAGAGAACCTTGATGCTGATGATTTCATATGTTCAGTTTGTCAGGAAATATTTCAGACACCAGTCAGAACTCAGGACTGTCAGCATGT ATTTTGCAGAAAATGCTTGTTGAAGGCTATTAAAGTAACTGGGGCCCATTGTCCTTTCTGTCGTGGGGAATTACGTAAATGGGAAAGGTCAATGCCATTGAGAGCATCTGACTTAGAAATGAAAATGCGGAACCATTCACTAGACTGTACATACTGTGGAAAACGG GTAAAGTTATCCTACATGCGACTTCACTACAAGGCCTGCAAGAgttacatggaggaatttggaacTGCACCCAAAGACTCAAAACCCCAGAGTGATCCATTTGCTATCAAACA GCTTGGTAAAACATACAAGTGCCCACTGTGCCCTCAAGGAAACTTTAACAGAAAAGCATTACTGGACCATTGTAACGTTATACATTATTCTGAAGTCGTGGAAGCG gtgtgccctataTGTGTTTCTTTGCCCGGTGGGGATCCCGCTCAAACAACTAAGAACTTTGTTGCCCACCTTAATCTCAGACACCAGTTCAATTATGAAGATTATATG AATGTCAACCTTGATGAAGACGCTCAGTTCCAAGCTGCAGTTGAGAAATCCTGTGAAGCTTCCAACTGA